In Cololabis saira isolate AMF1-May2022 chromosome 1, fColSai1.1, whole genome shotgun sequence, the following proteins share a genomic window:
- the hadh gene encoding hydroxyacyl-coenzyme A dehydrogenase, mitochondrial isoform X2, which translates to MAFFTQQVIRGFSSSAVRNVVIKNVMIIGGGQMGAGIAQVAAATGHSVTLVDMSEDILKKSVKGIEGSLKRVVKKKFADKPEAGEEFVQKVLQKVSISTDVEATAQGSDLVLEAIIENLKIKQDLFGRLDKRAPAHTIFASNTSSLPITDIASSTSRLDRFGGLHFFNPVPMMKLVEVIGTSATSQDTFDSLLNFTKALGKTPVSCKDTPGFIVNRLLVPYMLEALRLHEKGHGSKEDIDIAMKLGAGYPMGPFELCDYVGLDTIKFIIDGWCALDPGNPLFAPSEMLNKLVAEGKFGKKNGEGFYKYK; encoded by the exons ATGGCTTTCTTCACTCAGCAAGTCATCCGAGGTTTCTCGTCCTCGGCTGTCAGGAATGTGGTCATTAAGAATGTCATGATCATTGGAGGAGGACAGATGGGAGCGGGGATCGCACAA GTCGCCGCAGCAACTGGCCACTCAGTGACACTGGTGGACATGTCTGAAGACATACTGAAGAAGTCAGTCAAAGGGATTGAAGGAAGTCTCAAAAGAGTGGTGAAGAAGAAGTTTGCCGATAAGCCTGAG GCAGGTGAAGAATTCGTCCAGAAAGTCCTACAGAAGGTGTCAATCTCAACGGACGTTGAAGCTACAGCTCAGGGCTCGGATCTCGTGTTGGAAGCCATCATAGAAAACCTTAAAATCAAGCAAGATCTTTTTGGCCGTCTTGACAAGCGCGCACCAGC GCACACCATCTTCGCCAGCAACACGTCCTCCCTGCCCATCACAGACATCGCCAGCTCCACCAGCAGGCTGGACAGATTTGGAGGCCTTCACTTCTTCAACCCCGTCCCGATGATGAAGCTTGTAGAG GTCATTGGAACCTCAGCGACCAGCCAAGACACTTTTGACTCCCTCCTTAACTTCACTAAAGCACTTGGGAAAACACCAGTGTCCTGCAAG GATACGCCTGGATTCATCGTAAACCGTCTTCTAGTTCCTTACATGTTGGAGGCCCTCCGGTTGCACGAGAAAG GCCACGGATCCAAAGAAGACATCGATATCGCCATGAAACTCGGAGCCGGTTATCCGATGGGGCCCTTTGAGCTCTGCGACTACGTAGGACTGGACACAATAAAGTTCATTATAGACG GCTGGTGTGCGTTGGACCCTGGAAACCCACTCTTTGCCCCAAGCGAGATGCTAAACAAGCTGGTTGCGGAGGGTAAATTTGGCAAAAAGAACGGAGAGGGCTTCTACAAGTACAAGTGA
- the hadh gene encoding hydroxyacyl-coenzyme A dehydrogenase, mitochondrial isoform X1 — MAFFTQQVIRGFSSSAVRNVVIKNVMIIGGGQMGAGIAQVAAATGHSVTLVDMSEDILKKSVKGIEGSLKRVVKKKFADKPEAGEEFVQKVLQKVSISTDVEATAQGSDLVLEAIIENLKIKQDLFGRLDKRAPAHTIFASNTSSLPITDIASSTSRLDRFGGLHFFNPVPMMKLVEVIGTSATSQDTFDSLLNFTKALGKTPVSCKDTPGFIVNRLLVPYMLEALRLHEKGVFPSFILTAVLLCFIIIYMGSGLSLCFLLKGHGSKEDIDIAMKLGAGYPMGPFELCDYVGLDTIKFIIDGWCALDPGNPLFAPSEMLNKLVAEGKFGKKNGEGFYKYK, encoded by the exons ATGGCTTTCTTCACTCAGCAAGTCATCCGAGGTTTCTCGTCCTCGGCTGTCAGGAATGTGGTCATTAAGAATGTCATGATCATTGGAGGAGGACAGATGGGAGCGGGGATCGCACAA GTCGCCGCAGCAACTGGCCACTCAGTGACACTGGTGGACATGTCTGAAGACATACTGAAGAAGTCAGTCAAAGGGATTGAAGGAAGTCTCAAAAGAGTGGTGAAGAAGAAGTTTGCCGATAAGCCTGAG GCAGGTGAAGAATTCGTCCAGAAAGTCCTACAGAAGGTGTCAATCTCAACGGACGTTGAAGCTACAGCTCAGGGCTCGGATCTCGTGTTGGAAGCCATCATAGAAAACCTTAAAATCAAGCAAGATCTTTTTGGCCGTCTTGACAAGCGCGCACCAGC GCACACCATCTTCGCCAGCAACACGTCCTCCCTGCCCATCACAGACATCGCCAGCTCCACCAGCAGGCTGGACAGATTTGGAGGCCTTCACTTCTTCAACCCCGTCCCGATGATGAAGCTTGTAGAG GTCATTGGAACCTCAGCGACCAGCCAAGACACTTTTGACTCCCTCCTTAACTTCACTAAAGCACTTGGGAAAACACCAGTGTCCTGCAAG GATACGCCTGGATTCATCGTAAACCGTCTTCTAGTTCCTTACATGTTGGAGGCCCTCCGGTTGCACGAGAAAGGTGTTTTTCCATCTTTCATTTTAACAGCCGTCTTGCTGTGTTTCATTATAATTTACATGGGTTCCGGTCTGTCCTTGTGTTTTCTTCTCAAAGGCCACGGATCCAAAGAAGACATCGATATCGCCATGAAACTCGGAGCCGGTTATCCGATGGGGCCCTTTGAGCTCTGCGACTACGTAGGACTGGACACAATAAAGTTCATTATAGACG GCTGGTGTGCGTTGGACCCTGGAAACCCACTCTTTGCCCCAAGCGAGATGCTAAACAAGCTGGTTGCGGAGGGTAAATTTGGCAAAAAGAACGGAGAGGGCTTCTACAAGTACAAGTGA
- the LOC133446789 gene encoding dynein regulatory complex subunit 4-like — protein MVRKHGHMNSNAVPPKTKGKKKAVKGKSSSVTGVASNGEKSKEQLWEETVRLQEELDRLREEKHYFKLQTEKAQARLEITNKNLEEAEAHRRERMRQREEANRRHQAEITIYKEKLRHILSEKNNTISELKVDGASSASLNQKQHTEEELALIRDVEGLQAELSEMKMQRENLVQEFALKRQMGLREVHHEYDCRLKAIHAKYEEKTLAMAKEYEETLRMDMLSLDKKSKKCMGSLVNAFFKEQMEKRLAELKTLEKERLQAREKDRLKFKAAKVKKKEPKESEAQASEQNQPKQGQEMTATQAFSKRRAQLKKLGEGIREEMVKNELLHQACEKMERERDDLQKKQMEKILDVQQKSGVQTLLLERKIAAVTLDLEKEEALLCDELTFTSPDPAERSNAQRRLDEIMSCKQAMVDKHQEDLDRECKEYDDLVQTHKQRLQATGASVRHLSFKSSKEILKAAPAKP, from the exons ATGGTAAGAAAACATGGACACATGAACAGCAATGCCGTG CCTCCTAAGActaagggtaaaaaaaaagccGTTAAGGGCAAGTCATCCTCGGTGACTGGTGTTGCGTCAAATGGGGAGAAGTCCAAGGAGCAG ctgtgggaggaaaccgtcCGTCTCCAGGAGGAGCTGGACAGACTGCGGGAGGAGAAGCATTACTTCAAGTTACAGACGGAGAAGGCCCAGGCCAGGCTGGAAATCACCAACAAGAACCTGGAGGAGGCCGAGGCCCATCGGAGGGAAAGGATGAGACAGAGGGAGGAGGCCAACAGGCGCCACCAGGCAGAGATCACT ATCTACAAGGAAAAGCTGAGGCACATCCTGTCTGAGAAGAACAACACGATCTCTGAGCTGAAGGTGGACGGCGCCTCGTCTGCCTCGCTCAATCAGAAGCAGCACACAGAAGAAGAGCTCGCTCTGATCAGAGATGTTGAGGGTCTGCAGGCAGAACTCAGTGAGATGAAGATGCAGAGGGAGAACCTCGTCCAGGAGTTTGCGCTG AAACGCCAGATGGGCTTGAGGGAGGTGCACCACGAATATGATTGCAGGCTTAAAG CAATTCATGCCAAGTATGAAGAGAAGACGTTGGCAATGGCCAAGGAGTACGAGGAAACCTTGCGGATGGACATGTTGTCTTTGgacaaaaagagcaaaaaatgtATGGGGTCCCTTGTGAATGCATTCTTCAAGGAGCAGATGGAG AAGCGCCTCGCCGAGCTGAAGACGCTGGAGAAGGAGCGGCTGCAGGCCCGCGAGAAG GACCGTCTGAAGTTCAAAGCTGCCAAAGTGAAGAAG AAGGAGCCGAAGGAGAGTGAGGCGCAGGCCTCCGAACAGAACCAACCAAAGCAGGGCCAGGAAATGACGGCGACGCAGGCCTTTTCA AAGCGCCGCGCCCAGCTGAAGAAGCTGGGCGAGGGGATCAGGGAGGAGATGGTGAAGAATGAGCTGCTGCATCAGGCCTGCGAGAAG ATGGAGCGGGAGCGCGACGATCTGCAGAAGAAGCAGATGGAGAAAATCCTGGATGTGCAGCAGAAGAGCGGGGTGCAGACGCTGCTGCTGGAGAGGAAGATTGCCGCGGTGACGTTGGACCTGGAGAAGGAGGAGGCCCTTCTGTGCGACGAGCTGACGTTCACCAGTCCGGACCCAGCAGAGAGGAGCAACGCCCAGCGGAGGCTCGAC GAGATCATGAGTTGCAAACAAGCCATGGTCGACAAACATCAGGAGGACCTGGATCGAGAGTGTAAG GAGTATGATGACCTGGTGCAAACCCacaagcagaggctgcaggctaCCGGGGCCTCCGTGCGCCACCTCTCCTTCAAGTCTTCCAAGGAGATCCTGAAGGCAGCACCAGCCAAACCCTGA